Genomic segment of uncultured Tolumonas sp.:
TTCACACCATCAGTCATGGCGTAATCAAGTGCAATCGCTTCTTGATGTTTGAGATTCGGATGCGGCACTAATTCGAGCGAAATGAGGGAGTTCCATTGATCATCATTCGTTGATTGCTCTGCTTCGTTCAGCGTTGAATCAGTAACGAACGTACATTGTTTTACCCGCGTTAATACGAAATCTCTGAATGCACATTGTAAACGGTCATAGGCGCGTACATGCCAGCGTAATCCACTATCAACCAGCGTATGCGGCACTATCTCACGTACCGTTTCGCCACTGCTCAGTGAGATATAGTTGATCTGAACCGCTTTGCGTTTGTGAATCGCTTCGGTCAAGGTCGCGATAATAGACAGTGCAGGCTGATTGAGATGATGTGGTGCTTCACAAGGGAATGGCGCACCACGTTTACCCGAGAAACCATCACCAAAGCCCTGACTCAACGTTGCCAGTGTGCGTAGCGGGTCGTATTGAAACAGAGAACGAAATTGAGTGCCTCGAACGTGCAATCGACGCTGTGCGTCATATTCGATGTTCTGTGGCGCCAGTTCACGATAGAGGGTGAAATCTTTCGTCACCTGAGCAGGTGCGATGTTGAAGCGTGCG
This window contains:
- a CDS encoding WYL domain-containing protein, which translates into the protein MPANVTEKRLDALPQATRERLAHIDFTLMFKGEAVRADLIARFNIAPAQVTKDFTLYRELAPQNIEYDAQRRLHVRGTQFRSLFQYDPLRTLATLSQGFGDGFSGKRGAPFPCEAPHHLNQPALSIIATLTEAIHKRKAVQINYISLSSGETVREIVPHTLVDSGLRWHVRAYDRLQCAFRDFVLTRVKQCTFVTDSTLNEAEQSTNDDQWNSLISLELVPHPNLKHQEAIALDYAMTDGVKTIQIRAAMAGYLLRLWNVDCSADHHLTGAEYQLWLRNSACLAVAHNALLAPGMS